A window of the Eremothecium cymbalariae DBVPG#7215 chromosome 5, complete sequence genome harbors these coding sequences:
- the AVT4 gene encoding Avt4p (similar to Ashbya gossypii AER380C), whose amino-acid sequence MEPNENDKLEGASSNIAIPFLPRRRQSTSIMSESVLSRKSSAVMGASYRSGPVMKRFTAPGQSPPVGARSVESRVLVDIGSPNFKTIEQKQQDEIVNSLRNYYLNDYMSSKRKSSTTSMNSVPTSTLDNEDAIEDSGNSQDDFILHKDPHLNTVGGDITRELYRIGSKNGQKRKTKNRSYDDLTLVLEPRRGSTASALNVPGGFRREFIVSKIRKDVGILSEGRTAVESSYTYNNIDKVPFLTRNFLEFLYVDGHFAGESFDEEFDLVQTYSKVIDETTPLLSGDTERLHPITVRVKTSTFKAFLLLIKSFVGTGVLFLPNAFSNGGLAFSIIMLFIFSGYSYWCYYILVRTKVSTGVSSFGDIGAMLYGPWMKYIILFSLVFAQLGFSSAYVVFTSKNLIAFIQNVFHYPDIPMAYMLLLQLIIFIPLSFVRNVSKLSLSSLLANFLIICGLFIVVLYSAKHLIVDLSFKPEEGVIFLFNSKKWTLFVGTAIFAYEGIGLIIPVQDSMAHPEKFPMVLGWVIITTTALFVLVGSLGYLAYGKYIQSVILLNLPQKSLSVNLIQFFYSMAILLSTPLQLFPAIAIIENKIFPKFTKINVKPQGLPSYSLIPYSGRLNWKIKWTKNLVRSIIVIFIITLAYVGADDLDLFVSVIGCFACIPLVYMYPPLLHLRSCSKPQHIANPTYRTLFAVILDYFLIFFGGVSACYTTYQCLAG is encoded by the coding sequence ATGGAGCCTAACGAGAATGATAAACTGGAAGGGGCGTCCTCTAATATTGCTATTCCGTTTCTACCACGGAGAAGACAATCTACTTCTATAATGTCTGAATCTGTTCTCAGCCGTAAGTCGAGTGCCGTTATGGGAGCATCATATAGGTCGGGACCGGTTATGAAAAGATTCACAGCACCAGGGCAGTCACCACCAGTAGGCGCTAGGAGTGTTGAATCTAGGGTGCTTGTTGATATTGGATCACCAAACTTTAAAACTATTGAACAAAAGCAGCAAGATGAGATCGTGAATTCGCTCAGAAATTACTATTTGAATGACTATATGAGTTCTAAGAGAAAATCCTCGACTACTTCCATGAATAGTGTTCCAACATCTACCTTAGATAACGAGGATGCTATTGAGGATTCAGGAAACTCTCAAGATGATTTTATACTTCATAAAGACCCTCATTTGAACACCGTTGGCGGTGATATTACTAGAGAACTATATCGCATTGGATCCAAGAATGGGCAAAAGCGGAAAACCAAGAATAGATCATATGACGACTTAACCTTGGTACTTGAGCCTCGCCGTGGATCTACAGCAAGTGCTCTCAACGTGCCTGGTGGATTTCGAAGAGAGTTCATTGTCAGTAAGATCAGAAAAGATGTGGGTATATTAAGTGAGGGTCGGACCGCAGTAGAAAGCTCTTACACTTACAATAATATAGACAAAGTGCCATTTCTAACAAGAAACTTCTTGGAATTTCTATATGTTGATGGGCATTTCGCGGGTGAGTCTTTTGACGAGGAATTTGACCTGGTGCAAACATATTCCAAAGTGATTGACGAAACCACGCCCCTTTTATCTGGAGATACTGAAAGACTACATCCAATCACAGTTAGAGTTAAGACATCCACATTCAAGGCTTTCCTTTTGTTAATTAAATCGTTCGTCGGTACTGGAGTTCTATTCTTACCCAATGCTTTTTCCAATGGTGGGCTAGCATTTTCAATTATAATGCTATTCATATTTAGCGGATATTCTTATTGgtgttattatattttggtGCGTACGAAAGTGTCTACAGGGGTTTCATCGTTTGGTGATATTGGAGCGATGCTTTATGGCCCTTGGATGAAATATATCATTCTATTCTCATTAGTATTCGCCCAACTTGGGTTTTCAAGTGCATATGTTGTGTTTACTTCTAAGAATCTCATTGCGTTCATACAGAACGTGTTCCATTATCCAGATATTCCAATGGCTTATATGTTACTTCTGCAATTGATAATTTTCATTCCGTTATCCTTTGTGAGGAACGTCTCCAAATTATCACTATCATCATTGCTGGCGAACTTTCTAATAATATGTGGACTTTTCATTGTCGTGTTATATTCCGCAAAGCACTTGATAGTTGACCTATCTTTCAAGCCTGAAGAAGGtgttatatttttattcaaCTCCAAAAAGTGGACTTTGTTCGTAGGAACAGCAATATTTGCCTATGAAGGAATAGGATTGATCATTCCTGTCCAAGATTCTATGGCTCATCCAGAAAAATTTCCAATGGTTCTAGGTTGGGTTATCATTACCACCACTGCTCTGTTCGTTCTTGTTGGCTCATTGGGGTACTTAGCCTACggtaaatatattcaaagtgttattttgttaaatttGCCACAAAAAAGCTTGAGCGTCAATCTCATACAGTTCTTCTATTCCATGGCTATTCTCCTATCTACACCTTTGCAGCTTTTCCCAGCTATCGCAATCATCgagaataaaatatttccCAAATTTACCAAAATAAACGTTAAACCTCAGGGTCTGCCCTCTTACAGTTTGATTCCTTATTCGGGTCGAttaaattggaaaataaaatggaCTAAAAACCTTGTTAGGTCAATAATTGTAATATTCATAATCACCCTGGCTTACGTGGGGGCCGATGATTTGGATCTTTTCGTGTCTGTTATTGGATGCTTTGCCTGCATACCATTAGTGTACATGTATCCACCGTTGTTGCACTTAAGAAGCTGTAGCAAACCACAACACATTGCAAATCCTACATACCGAACTCTATTTGCTGTCATTTTGGactattttttgattttctttGGTGGTGTCAGTGCGTGCTATACAACATACCAGTGCCTCGCCGGTTAA
- the POL1 gene encoding DNA-directed DNA polymerase alpha catalytic subunit POL1 (similar to Ashbya gossypii AER381C), giving the protein MSSKDKLKLLKTLTASRANKSSKEFLDKELELAAESQVYDLVDENQFRERNRKELLRDDFVVDDDGKGYINKGIDEWDARYQEDDYSDFDDADAEIRVKAQRVKSTKPNVISDMINNVQKSRAAVSVQKKPKKINADEFDDILEQFDSEIVSAQPKSSTLITGGMNGFNSEKRSRPLGTPAVQNKKPKLDDSFDNIKEVSSMDSSPLKFKSKLQQRAVNTDSVDEPGLNNVANNIQSSPVATKPRSSPLKNEVFVIDDLPSTSNASFDDNDSDDDIQFGRRTVKTVASDRKVTFTTAVPNSSSPHVIAHGTPFDQNMQIAGSGIAQVAVSGQLGSVYTEDSIVDGTDNSFKMFWADFTELDSTLLLFGKVKTKHGKFISAMVQVAGLHRELYFLPREGKTTMEVHEEIIPLLLDKYGLDNIRAKPTIKKYAFELPGIPKEAEYLKVLLPYNTPKCKNMTIPADLSGDTFYHVFGGGTNIFESFVLQQKIMGPSWLNIRNGDFNELQNASHCAIDVFISNPQDIVPIQEKLEAPPLNCVSLAVQTIMNPKENKQELVSITMTNYDALPQEKPIPDTIKPNEVVTLVRPLVGSTFPPGLSTLSKKELPGMVRMFNNEKAMLNCLCAMMKRNDPDVIIGHKLESLTLDVLSHRAFELEVQTFSSFGRRVRKSWPDNFGKKNANLVKFHVRDIFSGRLLCDVSNEMGQSLTQKCQNWELTEMYQVACQKDHKAIEINFNDVRFQEDVSLFVLALKENIFASKIAAEIAFRIQILPLTKQLTNLAGNAWCQTLGGTRAGRNEFILLHEFNRSNYIVPDKETKQMRNSKQHKANETTTSNDGNQTSASNKKPKYQGGLVFEPEKGLHKNYVLVMDFNSLYPSIIQEFNICFTTVERDPGDIEQLPEVPPSGIVQGVLPKLLANLVQRRREVKKLMKLEIDPQKKAECDIRQQALKLTANSMYGCLGYVNSRFYAKPLAMLVTNKGREILMNTRQLAESLALSVIYGDTDSVMIDTGCDNYKESVNIGENFKKLVNERYKLLEIDIDNVFKKLLLHAKKKYAALNVGFDKLGNETSSLEVKGLDMRRREYCPLSKEVSTQVLNTILSDKDLESALQEVYEFMEEIRSKIENNEIRVDKYKINTKLSKDPKSYPNGKSMPAVQVALKMREAGKVIKAGSVITFVITKGPQGKDSTDSSNSSPADRAYPLHDVMNKRNELAPDPKYYLEKQIFAPVERILERVESFDIVRLSESLGLDSRRYINRVGSGGELNGGSSSNLQPLESTISDTERFKDTEWLDITCSICQHKFPFGGITASNHYQWTYNGLQCKHCDHLFSLIELTCQLERSIRSHISLYYAGWLLCDDPTCNNLTRQISVFGKRCLNENCTGVMRYRYSDKKLYNQLLYFDSLFDIEKNKKQELKPLYLPNDADIPTDLLNSSQIAALSEQNRETFNINRSVVQKYLDQCGRRYVDMGDIFDFMKA; this is encoded by the coding sequence ATGAGCTCTAAGGACAAATTGAAGCTTCTCAAAACGTTGACAGCATCTAGGGCCAATAAATCCAGTAAGGAGTTTTTGGATAAGGAGCTAGAACTTGCTGCTGAAAGTCAGGTTTATGATTTGGTAGATGAAAACCAATTTCGTGAACGTAATAGGAAGGAATTATTACGGGATGATTTTGTTgtcgatgatgatggtaaGGGTTACATTAATAAAGGTATTGATGAATGGGATGCGCGGTATCAGGAAGATGATTACAGcgattttgatgatgccGATGCTGAAATTCGGGTGAAGGCACAGAGGGTTAAGAGTACTAAACCTAATGTTATTAGTGATATGATTAACAACGTTCAAAAGTCGAGGGCTGCAGTATCTGTACAGaaaaagccaaaaaaaatcaatgcAGATGAATTCGATGACATTTTAGAACAGTTTGATTCTGAAATCGTATCGGCGCAGCCGAAGTCTAGCACATTGATAACGGGGGGGATGAATGGATTTAATTCTGAAAAGAGATCTAGGCCGTTGGGTACGCCTGCCGTTCAAAACAAGAAGCCTAAACTAGATGATTCATTTGATAACATTAAGGAGGTTTCTTCTATGGATTCTTCACCTTTAAAGTTTAAAAGCAAACTGCAGCAACGTGCAGTTAACACAGACTCGGTTGATGAGCCTGGATTGAACAATGTTGCGAATAACATACAGAGTTCTCCGGTGGCAACAAAACCTAGGTCATCTCCCTTAAAAAATGAAGTATTTGTTATAGATGATCTTCCATCTACTTCGAATGCATCCTTCGATGACAATGATAGCGACGATGATATTCaatttggaagaagaactgTAAAGACTGTTGCTTCAGATAGGAAAGTTACATTCACTACTGCAGTCCCCAACAGTTCTTCGCCGCATGTAATCGCACATGGTACGCCATTTGATCAAAATATGCAGATTGCCGGCAGTGGTATTGCACAAGTAGCTGTATCTGGACAATTGGGTAGCGTATATACTGAAGACTCTATTGTTGATGGGACAGATAACTCCTTTAAAATGTTTTGGGCAGACTTCACAGAGTTGGACAGCACTTTGTTATTGTTCGGCAAAGTTAAAACTAAACATGGAAAATTCATATCTGCTATGGTTCAGGTTGCTGGTTTGCATAGGGAATTATATTTTCTACCCAGAGAAGGGAAAACAACCATGGAGGTCCATGAAGAGATTATTCCACTACTTTTGGATAAATATGGTTTAGATAATATACGTGCCAAGCCCACAATCAAGAAATATGCATTTGAATTACCTGGAATAccaaaagaagcagaatACCTTAAGGTGTTACTTCCTTACAATACTCCAAAATGTAAAAACATGACAATTCCTGCTGATCTTTCAGGGGATACGTTTTATCATGTGTTTGGAGGTGGtactaatatatttgaaagttttgttCTACAACAGAAAATAATGGGCCCATCATGGTTAAACATTCGTAACGGTGACTTTAATGAGTTGCAGAATGCTTCTCATTGTGCTATTGACGTATTTATTTCAAATCCTCAAGATATTGTTCCTATTCAAGAAAAGTTGGAAGCACCTCCATTGAATTGCGTTTCTTTAGCAGTACAGACCATTATGAACCCAAAGGAAAATAAACAAGAACTTGTGAGTATTACTATGACTAATTACGATGCCCTACCGCAGGAAAAACCAATTCCAGATACCATAAAACCAAATGAGGTTGTAACACTAGTTAGACCACTTGTAGGCTCGACATTCCCCCCTGGATTATCCACATTGAGCAAAAAGGAGTTACCTGGAATGGTCAGAATGTTCAACAATGAAAAGGCTATGTTGAATTGTTTGTGTGcgatgatgaaaagaaatGATCCAGATGTTATCATAGGGCATAAGCTTGAAAGTCTCACTCTTGATGTTCTTTCTCATAGAGCATTCGAGTTAGAAGTTCAAACATTTAGTTCATTTGGGAGGCGCGTGAGAAAGTCATGGCCCGATAACTTTGGTAAGAAAAATGCTAACTTAGTTAAGTTTCATGTtagagatatattttcCGGTAGGTTGCTTTGTGATGTATCGAATGAAATGGGTCAATCTCTCACCCAAAAGTGTCAGAATTGGGAACTAACAGAAATGTATCAAGTAGCTTGCCAGAAGGATCACAAGGCGATTGAGatcaattttaatgatGTTAGATTTCAAGAGGACGTCAGTCTTTTCGTATTGGCCTTAaaggaaaatatttttgctTCTAAAATCGCAGCAGAGATTGCATTCCGAATCCAAATTTTACCGTTAACAAAGCAGCTAACGAATTTGGCTGGTAATGCCTGGTGTCAGACTTTGGGTGGTACCAGAGCCGGTAGAAATGAATTCATCTTGTTACATGAATTCAACAGAAGCAACTACATTGTACCAGATAAAGAGACCAAACAAATGAGAAATAGTAAACAACATAAAGCGAatgaaacaacaacttctAATGATGGTAACCAAACTTCAGCTTCTAATAAAAAGCCCAAATATCAAGGTGGTCTAGTTTTTGAACCAGAGAAGGGACTGCATAAAAATTACGTGCTTGTTATGGACTTTAATTCCTTGTATCCATCAATAATTCAGGAGtttaatatttgttttACTACTGTTGAAAGGGATCCAGGGGATATAGAACAATTGCCGGAAGTACCACCTAGTGGAATTGTACAAGGAGTTCTGCCAAAGCTTCTTGCTAATCTGGTTCAGCGCCGCCGAGAGGTTAAAAAGCTAATGAAATTAGAAATAGATCCTCAGAAAAAGGCTGAATGTGATATAAGACAACAGGCCTTAAAGTTGACTGCAAATTCTATGTATGGTTGTTTGGGTTACGTCAATAGTAGATTTTACGCTAAACCCTTGGCAATGTTGGTTACTAATAAAGGTAGAGAGATTTTAATGAATACTCGACAATTAGCAGAGAGTTTGGCACTCTCAGTTATTTATGGTGATACTGATTCTGTGATGATAGATACGGGCTGTGATAATTATAAGGAATCAGTGAATATAGgtgaaaactttaaaaaattagtGAATGAGAGATATAAGTTGTTAGAAattgatattgataatgTCTTCAAGAAACTATTATTACATGctaaaaagaaatatgcaGCGCTTAATGTTGGATTTGATAAATTAGGCAATGAAACTTCCTCCTTAGAGGTGAAAGGGTTGGATATGAGGCGTCGTGAGTATTGTCCGTTATCGAAGGAAGTGTCAACACAGGTATTGAATACAATTTTGTCTGACAAAGATCTGGAAAGTGCGTTACAAGAGGTGTATGAATTCATGGAGGAAATCAGGTCTAAAATTGAGAATAATGAGATTAGGGTGgataaatataaaattaacACAAAGCTGTCGAAGGATCCTAAATCATATCCTAATGGTAAGTCCATGCCGGCCGTCCAAGTTGCGTTGAAAATGCGAGAGGCTGGTAAAGTCATCAAAGCTGGCAGTGTTATTACATTTGTTATTACAAAAGGCCCTCAAGGGAAAGATTCTACCGATAGTTCTAACAGTAGTCCAGCAGATAGGGCTTATCCGTTACATGATGTCATGAATAAACGAAATGAACTAGCCCCTGATCCAAAATACTACCtagaaaaacaaatatttgctCCAGTAGAGAGAATATTAGAAAGAGTCGAAAGTTTTGACATTGTAAGATTAAGTGAATCTTTAGGTCTGGATAGTAGGCGTTACATTAATCGGGTTGGATCGGGGGGTGAATTAAACGGAGGCAGTTCTTCTAATCTACAACCACTGGAATCCACCATCAGTGATACGGAAAGATTTAAAGACACAGAATGGTTAGATATAACGTGCTCTATTTGTCAGCACAAATTTCCATTCGGTGGCATTACTGCCTCTAATCATTATCAATGGACATATAACGGTCTCCAATGCAAGCATTGCGACCActtattttctttaattgaGCTTACTTGTCAGCTAGAAAGGTCGATCCGATCACACATATCCTTGTACTACGCTGGATGGCTTTTATGTGATGATCCGACATGTAATAATTTGACCAGACAAATAAGTGTGTTTGGAAAGCGCTGTTTGAATGAGAATTGTACTGGGGTTATGAGATACCGATATAGTGATAAGAAACTGTACAACCAGCTCTTATACTTCGATTCGTtatttgatattgaaaagaataaaaagcAAGAATTAAAACCGCTCTATCTACCGAATGATGCGGACATTCCAACTGATCTGCTTAACTCTTCTCAAATTGCTGCCTTGTCAGAGCAAAATCGTGAAACGTTCAATATCAATCGTAGCGTAGTCCAAAAGTACCTTGATCAATGTGGTCGTCGTTATGTGGATATGGGTGATATATTTGACTTTATGAAAGCTTAG